aattactcatcttgttacctagtgctcttactgctttttcaactataacttttggtcttgatttactaatatattatttatgtgtttttacagtttataaatctcaagtactccagagttgaaattgatgaagtgcggttcgagtgggctgaatgtatgctagattacatttgaagtgcggttctaccttgatgtgttaaaagaatgttctaccttgattttgatatctattagctagtttttgatgtaaaaagaatgtttgggtattttatggatattgttgtaagaaaaatatttatataatttgtgaatatttgtgtattttatggatattattgaatgaagaatatttgtataatttatgaatatttgtgtattttttttgttattgtcggtttttcattgtttcggaaatcaaatttgtgctgttaaaaaatatacatattacatcgattttccaccgctacaaaaccgatgttattaactaatattacatcggtcatttaccgctgccaaaactgatgttattaacatacaatattacatcggttttacaccgctgatgaaacggtgtcgttaagtgatactacaccggttttaacccaatgtctaaaatggcagacttttaacctcgacttcatagacatcagtcgaaaatgaaatagacaccggtggaaaaccgatgtctatgaaggtttttgttgtagtgtacacATGGTTATTATGCATGTCTAGTATGCGGAGAAGATACTTATGCAAAACACTTGGAAAATGGGAAGAAAATGTCATTTGCTGGCCATAGAAGATTCCTTTCATGGTTTCATCCCTATCGTAGGCAAATGAAGGAGTTTAATGGCATGGAGGAACTTGGAGAAGTAGCTAGACCATTATCTGGAATTAAGTTGTTTGACAAACTTTCTGACATAAGGTGTGAGTTTGGAAAGAAGATAAGTGTGAGAGGGAAAATAAAGAATGCAAAGGCTAATAAGTTAGAAGTCAACATAGAAGAAAAATATTTTGGAGCAACAAATTTCAGAAaatgttggaagaagaagtcaatcttttttaatattccttATTAGAAACACCTGCATGTAAGGCATTGTCTTGATGTTATGCACATTGAGAAAAATGTCTTTGAATCCCTCATTAATACTTTGATGAATGTTAAAGGAAAAACCAAGGATAATATGGCAGCTAGGTTGGACATGGTTGAGATGGGAATTAGGCCTGAATTAACACCTATAGTTGGGGAGAAGAAAACATATCTTCCTCTTGCTGCGTGCTCATtcacaaaaaaagaaaagttgtAAGTGTGCAAGTCATTAAAGGATATAAAAGTTCCATAAGGTTTCTATTCAAACATGAATAATATTGTGTGTATGGATCAGTTGAAGTTGACTTGCTTGAAATCCTAGGATTGTCATGTATTAATGCAGCATTTCTTGCCAATAGTCATACGTGATGCACTACCAAAACATGTTAGATATGCCATCATAAGATTATACTTCTTCTTCAAAGATATTTGTTGCAAGGTTATAGATGTAGCCAAGTTAGATAAGATGCAATCTGACTTGGTTGTTACACTCTGCTTATTAGAGCAATATTTTCCCCCATCTTTCTTCGATATCATGCTTCACTTAACTATCCATCTTGTTCAAGAAGTCCGATTATGTGGACCAGTTTActtcagatggatgtatccatttgaaagatgcATGAATGTGCTTAAGAGTTATGTGGGCAGTCGAAAACATCCTGAAGGTTGCATTGTTTAGAGATATTTAGCAGAAGAAGCAattgagttttgttcagaatATCTTAATGGTGTTGATCCTATTGGAGTCCCTCAATCAATTCGAGACTCGAAAGAAAATATTTCTGGCTTGCAAGCATGCAACACACCAATTGTAGTGCAACAAGTTGATCTGGAACAAGCACATTTGACTGTGCTAGAAAATATGGAAGAAGTATCTCCCTATATAATGTAAGTGTTTTATATTATTTATGATTCTGCATATGTAATTGAGATTATCTAATGTCTGACACAAATTTATATATTAATACTTCTACAGTGAACATAAAACATTTTTGAAATCAATGTTTCCCAAAAAAGAGAAAGATGAAAGGTGGATACAAGATGCTCACAATAAGAGATTTATTGATTGGTTTCGTGCAAAGGTGGATACTAGATTCATTAAACTATTACTATCATTTGCACTGAACAACTTATATCTACTATTTTTAATCACCATATTCAAATTGAATACATGTTAGGTGGCTGCTGAAATTGACAGTTGCAATGGTGGAACAACATCGACATTAACATGGTTGTCCCATGGACCGCGTGTGCAAATCCTTAAGTATAATAGTTATGTGATAAATGGTAATTTATACCAAATAAAGGCGCGGGATGATGACAGAGTTTGCCAAAACAGTGGGGTTTCTTTAGTTGCCAACACcatgcttgtatgtagtgctAAAGATAAGAATCCCTTGCTAGCTGATGTATCTTTCTATGGAGTGATTGAAGAAATATAGGAATTAGACTATCATCAATTTCACGTTCCTCTTTTCAAGTGCGCGTGGGTTGCAAATGACAAAGGAATAATCAACAATGATAAATGTGGTTTCACCTTAGTTAATTTGAACAAACGAGGACACAAGAATGACGAATTTGTCCTTGCAAGTCAAGTCAACCAAGTCTTTTATATTGATGACCCATTAAAAAAGGGGTGGTCAATTGTGCTCCCAGTTCCAAATAGATATTatgagggagatgatgatgattgGAGCAGTATTCCAGATTCTCGACCAATTGATGATGTTGATATTCATTGTATTCCTGCACATGAAAGATATTTTAGATTAGAAATTGAGGGGGTATGGgtcacaaaaaagaaaaaaatgatgtTTTGTATTTTTATCCAATGTTTATGTTTTGAACATGAAGTAATGCTGTATGCACTTTAAGTAATTATGTTATGCAATTCTATATCATGTTTACGCTTGtgttgttatttatttatatgtgttATTGTAATTATATACGTCATGTTTATGTTACTATTATTGTACAAATTTTAACATTGGTTACATTTATGTTATTATGCAAATAATACTCGATGGGCTGTACAAAAAAGGGAGTAGCAGTTGAGGATATACATGGAGTAGCCGATGTTGAGCTACATGGAGTAGTCGATGCGGAGCTACATGGAGTTACTAATAGAGAAGAACATTCTGTAGATGTGCAGAAGAATAAACGAGGTCCTACATCAATGTGTAAACTCACTGCAGCTGCAAGATGGGGGGAAAAAGCGAAGATTGATTATGATGACATGGGGCGCCCATTATACAATGCAAATGGAAAGGCATTGCAATCGTACATTGGCTCTGTTGCTAGAACTATGATGCCAATCAACATAAAGTCTTGGCCTACTGTTCcataaaatataaaacaaaaagtGTGGGAAGAGATCTCGGTaagattaatatataaatataatcccAAATGAAATTAGCTTTCCAACTCTATGTTGTCATTGCCTTCTTTAATTCATTCTTATCATATTAGTTGTATAATCATCTAgcttgcactacaagaaaaaagtcaaacaacaacggtttttcaccgttgtcgtaggccattttgaactgttgttaaaggccgtgttgttaaaaggggtggcaaaagacaacagtttttaaccgttttctttgaaggcaaagacaacattttttacaacggtgaaaaactattgtcttttccttcaaagacaacagtttttcaccgttgtctttgagcgtctacctttaataacaaggtcttcaacaacagttttaaactatctacgacaacggtgaaaaaccgttgtcttttttagaaaaaaaataaaaaaaaattaatacacaattttccaatattataaatcattcaaaatactaaatttcaaaataaaatttaatatacaattttctaacattcaaaaataatatttataacattctgaagaaatttcataagcaaccaacaaaatttcataagcaaccaacaaaatgataacactattaaaacaaaggtagaacaatataacacaagattttctacttagatgtcggtgaagaggagggattgcagctcctagtgctccttaattggttaaagtctcttcatttttttagctagtcggcattcttcccaatactcttgaggacacctattcgaaaagatatatattacaaattagaaactaaactgtacgcgtgattctaattgcattgcataaatgttacataaccataaaaaccatttgatatagtcatttaacagaagtgcaaaaagcgttatttatgtaacataaatggtaacctcttgaaacaatatggtggctcttaaatTTCTTAACAAAGAATGGTTTGGTGTTGGGATTGATAGAGTCACCACTGGACTTTACATGCTGTTTGATTAAGAATGATCATACTTCTGGGCATTGACAGGGACTTAAGTGGAAATTGTGATATGGTGACTTGTTGCCAATGAAATGTTTTTCAAGTTAGGGTGAGAGATTATCAAGTAGAACTTTTAAGCCAATGGTTGAGTCTGAGTAGTGAGTGAATACTCCCACCTAGGCAGGTCGAGAGAAATCCTCCTCACTCAAAGAGGCATTTGATGGGTCAAAATCAGCAATTGGtaaaataaatgataaaataGACATGCTATAAAATTGAAAGACCAGTTAGTTAATTTTTGGTACAAAATAAGCTAGTTAACCTAAAAATTAAGGCTAACAATATATTTGAGAGATCAAAGAAAGCAACTGACCTGTACATGGCAGAGAGAAAATAGTCATATGTTATCAACTGGCACAAGGTCTAACCAAAACCAAAGCCTTCACTAGCTTCATGGATAGCAAGCAACAACCTTTCTTCTAATTGTTCCCTGGAAGAGTATTCTGGTAGATCTAGTTGGTTAAAACTGCACATTGATTGAAAGTTATTAATGTTTGGTTAAGATTCAAGTACAGAGAAACATGAAAGCATCAAATGCAATAAAATATAATTGAATGGAGGGAATGGAAAACACCAAGATGTAGAACATAATTATACCCCTGAAAGAATTTTACAATTGGTGGCAAGGCATTACCAGGTATGTACAGAGGGCAGCCTTTCAGGAGCACCATATGTCTTGTGAATCTGAAACTGCTGGGGACCAGATATACCCTGTAATGCTTTAAACCCCTCCAGGGGAACCTGAATTACATCCAAAAGATTATAAATCCTGTCAACCAAACTTTACTATTCAACCCACCATGCGTGCAAGGCCTTAATTGCTTGTTAGGAACAAAATGTTACTATACTATTGTGTAAGTGCACTGAAAATCAACAAGAGATGCATTTGTCTGCTAAATCTTTTTTTATTATGCTGTA
This window of the Zingiber officinale cultivar Zhangliang chromosome 3B, Zo_v1.1, whole genome shotgun sequence genome carries:
- the LOC121968301 gene encoding E3 ubiquitin-protein ligase UPL1-like; this translates as MARLQQFVTRTSKVPLEGFKALQGISGPQQFQIHKTYGAPERLPSVHTCFNQLDLPEYSSREQLEERLLLAIHEASEGFGFG